The following are encoded together in the Capsulimonas corticalis genome:
- a CDS encoding DUF1778 domain-containing protein, producing the protein MATTKISTEKSSERVNLRVSPSVKGTIEDAAGELGMTVNAFIVNLALERATQVLMERRVIRMDNEARDRFLALLDKTDGPNEALREAADDFNKGYFEDGVYHFQA; encoded by the coding sequence ATGGCCACAACGAAAATATCGACGGAAAAGTCAAGTGAACGCGTCAATCTGAGAGTGTCCCCATCAGTGAAGGGGACAATTGAGGATGCCGCCGGCGAGCTGGGCATGACGGTGAATGCTTTCATTGTCAACCTTGCGCTAGAGCGGGCAACTCAGGTTTTGATGGAGCGTCGGGTCATTCGCATGGACAATGAAGCGAGAGATCGATTTTTGGCGCTTTTGGATAAGACGGATGGTCCCAATGAAGCGCTGCGTGAAGCGGCTGACGATTTCAATAAAGGCTATTTTGAGGATGGTGTTTACCATTTTCAGGCATGA
- a CDS encoding endo-1,4-beta-xylanase has translation MKHPWISSLALVSLLLCAPFSTAAFAANDLLGDADWTVIGAPENVALSVLQTPGLPAGNTQEIQVAVKKAVDPYYGIQITATLAQAPKAQDRIRYRFWARASESNPIRAVVETVGAPWTGIAASRIVLTPQWKEYVVSGELGADPNQPLAARFQVGEDPGTLEFTGVHVEDLGPDPAVAAAERAVQPQAVEARIRRYRMGTLTVQVRDAKGRPIKNAQVAVHMTRHAFLFGCNFFELRPQDSSPTQIQYRTEFAALFNYATLPFYWGAFEPERGRPSYQRLDAMADWCLAHGITPKGHPLVWHEVYPSWAPAEADAAIPLLHTRATDIVTHYHSRIHYWDVVNEASNGASYSPPNGESRWLGRDGAPQVVETALGWARKAGSGVPETFLYNDYDTGPANVALLTQMRKDDALPDAVGIQSHMHDGVWPLSKLWRICETFAQFDRPLHFTETTVLSGPKQDSGWDTTPDGERAQADYVAKFYSLLFSHPSLRAITWWDFSDAGAWQSAPAGLVRKDMTPKPAYDRLKQLIRHDWWTNDSGSAGPDGKYSTQAFYGDYTVTAVVGGRHAKGTVSFPEGAGKQTVILIVR, from the coding sequence TTGAAACACCCCTGGATATCGTCGCTTGCCCTCGTGTCGCTTCTTCTTTGCGCGCCCTTCTCCACAGCGGCTTTCGCCGCGAATGACCTGCTGGGCGACGCGGATTGGACGGTGATCGGCGCGCCGGAAAATGTGGCGCTGAGCGTCCTCCAAACGCCGGGTCTGCCCGCCGGAAATACGCAAGAGATACAGGTGGCGGTGAAGAAGGCGGTGGACCCCTACTATGGGATCCAGATCACGGCGACGCTGGCGCAGGCGCCCAAAGCTCAGGACCGGATTCGCTATCGCTTCTGGGCGCGCGCTTCCGAAAGCAATCCGATCCGCGCCGTCGTGGAGACGGTAGGGGCGCCGTGGACCGGGATTGCCGCCAGCCGGATCGTGCTGACGCCGCAGTGGAAGGAATACGTGGTTTCGGGGGAGCTTGGCGCCGATCCAAACCAGCCGCTCGCGGCGCGCTTTCAGGTGGGCGAGGATCCGGGAACGCTGGAGTTCACGGGCGTCCACGTGGAGGATCTGGGGCCGGATCCGGCGGTCGCCGCCGCGGAGCGCGCGGTCCAGCCGCAGGCGGTCGAGGCGCGCATCCGTCGTTATCGAATGGGGACCTTGACCGTGCAGGTGCGCGACGCGAAAGGGCGGCCCATCAAAAACGCCCAGGTCGCCGTTCATATGACGCGCCACGCGTTTTTGTTCGGCTGCAACTTCTTCGAGCTCCGGCCGCAGGATAGCTCCCCCACTCAAATTCAGTACCGGACGGAGTTTGCCGCTTTGTTCAACTATGCGACTCTGCCATTCTACTGGGGAGCGTTTGAGCCAGAACGCGGCCGGCCCAGTTATCAGCGGCTCGATGCGATGGCCGACTGGTGCCTGGCCCATGGGATCACGCCGAAGGGGCATCCGCTGGTCTGGCATGAAGTCTATCCCAGCTGGGCGCCGGCGGAGGCAGACGCCGCGATTCCCCTGCTCCACACGCGCGCCACGGACATCGTGACCCACTATCACAGCCGGATTCATTACTGGGATGTGGTCAATGAGGCCAGCAACGGCGCATCGTACTCGCCGCCGAATGGGGAAAGCCGCTGGCTCGGGCGGGACGGCGCCCCGCAGGTCGTCGAGACCGCGCTGGGCTGGGCGCGCAAGGCGGGGAGCGGCGTTCCCGAGACGTTCCTCTACAACGACTACGACACGGGGCCGGCGAATGTGGCGCTGCTGACCCAGATGCGGAAGGACGACGCGCTGCCGGACGCCGTTGGGATTCAGTCGCACATGCACGACGGCGTTTGGCCGCTGTCCAAGCTCTGGCGCATCTGCGAGACGTTCGCGCAGTTTGACCGCCCGCTGCACTTCACGGAGACGACCGTGCTGAGCGGTCCGAAGCAGGACAGCGGATGGGACACCACGCCCGACGGCGAACGGGCGCAGGCGGACTATGTGGCGAAGTTCTATTCACTGCTGTTCAGCCACCCGTCGCTGCGCGCGATCACCTGGTGGGACTTCAGCGACGCCGGCGCGTGGCAGAGCGCGCCGGCCGGCCTTGTGCGCAAGGATATGACGCCCAAGCCCGCCTACGATCGCTTGAAGCAGCTTATCCGTCACGATTGGTGGACGAACGATTCGGGAAGCGCAGGGCCGGACGGGAAGTATTCGACGCAGGCGTTTTACGGGGACTACACGGTGACCGCCGTCGTGGGCGGACGCCATGCGAAGGGAACGGTCTCGTTTCCGGAAGGCGCCGGGAAACAGACGGTGATTTTGATCGTTCGTTAA
- a CDS encoding addiction module antidote protein, with product MPQKDSTTILSDFQNPEFIALYLQECLEDGPDTFLTGLGNVAKANGVTKLADSASVSRASLYKSLREGSNPEFRTVLSVLSALNLQINLAHIEKNSDSAMAA from the coding sequence ATGCCACAGAAAGATTCCACGACTATTTTGAGTGATTTCCAGAATCCTGAGTTTATCGCTCTTTATCTTCAAGAGTGCTTGGAAGATGGTCCAGATACTTTTTTAACGGGACTCGGAAATGTCGCCAAAGCGAATGGAGTAACTAAACTCGCAGATTCTGCATCTGTGAGTCGGGCTAGTCTTTATAAGAGCCTGCGTGAAGGCAGTAATCCGGAATTTCGGACTGTGCTTTCTGTACTTTCTGCATTGAATTTGCAGATCAATTTAGCGCATATCGAGAAAAATTCTGACAGCGCGATGGCCGCTTGA
- a CDS encoding SMI1/KNR4 family protein, which produces MNQLELKAEATEEEIQKLVQYVRTLTNHSLPDDYLEFLRLSNGATGHGPDLFVNLPGGEGVAELTVGYGVAEYFPGLIIIGSDGCGNLIGVDLTTSSSQDCKYVLFDCIDLDREHPICVAETFVDLLKKI; this is translated from the coding sequence TTGAACCAATTAGAACTGAAGGCTGAAGCGACTGAAGAAGAAATTCAGAAGCTCGTCCAGTATGTTCGAACTCTCACCAATCACTCGCTGCCTGATGATTATCTGGAGTTTCTCAGGCTCTCGAATGGCGCGACTGGCCACGGTCCGGATTTGTTCGTCAACCTTCCGGGCGGCGAGGGTGTGGCGGAATTGACGGTCGGTTATGGCGTAGCGGAGTATTTCCCAGGTTTGATCATCATTGGTAGCGATGGGTGTGGGAATTTAATCGGTGTTGATTTGACGACTTCCTCATCCCAAGACTGCAAATATGTACTGTTTGACTGTATTGATTTAGATCGAGAACATCCTATCTGTGTGGCCGAAACTTTTGTTGATCTGCTCAAGAAGATATAA
- a CDS encoding GNAT family N-acetyltransferase, translated as MTEIGQPRHYKIEMLTSAHDRRSFESENPKIDDYLKRMALQRMKRHQARTFVIIADDEPTAILGFYTLTMATISFDESPPIYKAPPGKSVTAALLAQMAVAKTYSGKGFARKMVMHCLHNCRQIDAVSGLLAITVDAADENAKSLYLHLGFEVADERDPMRLHMPMDAVIKKLEMD; from the coding sequence ATGACGGAAATTGGTCAGCCGCGTCATTACAAAATCGAGATGCTCACTTCTGCGCATGACCGACGTAGCTTCGAGTCTGAAAACCCCAAGATAGACGACTACTTAAAGCGTATGGCGCTCCAGCGTATGAAACGCCATCAAGCAAGAACATTCGTCATTATTGCAGATGACGAGCCAACGGCAATTCTTGGATTTTATACATTGACTATGGCGACAATATCGTTTGACGAGTCTCCGCCGATTTACAAAGCTCCTCCTGGAAAGAGCGTAACGGCAGCTCTTCTGGCTCAGATGGCGGTCGCCAAGACATATTCCGGAAAGGGATTTGCTCGGAAAATGGTGATGCACTGTCTCCATAATTGCCGGCAAATCGATGCTGTTAGCGGTCTGCTGGCGATTACAGTGGATGCGGCGGACGAAAATGCGAAATCGCTGTATTTACATCTTGGATTTGAAGTTGCTGATGAACGAGATCCGATGCGCTTGCATATGCCGATGGATGCCGTCATCAAGAAGTTAGAGATGGACTGA
- the recF gene encoding DNA replication/repair protein RecF (All proteins in this family for which functions are known are DNA-binding proteins that assist the filamentation of RecA onto DNA for the initiation of recombination or recombinational repair.), translated as MQIETLELESFRNYERLRIEPGPGLNVFSGRNAQGKSNLLESIYVLATSKSTRAGKDIELIRFEDPVGRITAHVTREKNSDVALEMIFSQTDKKVARVNGVRHTKLAEVIGQLNAVLFDSGDLEIVRGEPAIRRQFLDLEIAQTSPRYVHALGAYRKTLEQRNRLLRDLRDARGSLDGLREVLPSWSAQLAHHGARLIDRRRLFLERLGLLAAEVHETLSDGRDSLQVVYVPSFPLDGAVDEAGVREAFAEALAAVAHDEMNRGTTLRGPQRDDLTFLVNGSDARLYGSQGQQRTVALSLKLAERQLIEELVGEPPILLLDDVLSDLDDVRRHHLFDLTERAGSQTFLSCTNLRPFSKGVLEQARVYAVSGGKLELQ; from the coding sequence ATGCAGATTGAGACTCTTGAGCTGGAGAGCTTTCGGAATTATGAAAGGCTGAGAATCGAGCCAGGTCCCGGTCTCAATGTTTTCTCGGGACGGAACGCTCAGGGCAAGAGCAATCTGCTGGAGTCCATTTACGTTCTGGCGACCAGCAAGTCGACTCGCGCCGGCAAGGATATCGAGCTGATTCGCTTTGAGGATCCCGTCGGGAGAATCACGGCGCATGTGACTCGCGAAAAGAACAGCGATGTCGCTCTGGAGATGATCTTTTCTCAGACGGACAAAAAAGTGGCGAGAGTCAACGGAGTCCGCCATACGAAGCTCGCCGAAGTGATCGGCCAATTGAACGCGGTTCTCTTTGACAGCGGGGATCTGGAGATCGTCCGCGGCGAACCCGCCATCCGCCGCCAGTTCCTGGATTTGGAGATCGCCCAGACATCCCCCCGGTATGTGCACGCATTGGGAGCTTACCGAAAGACTCTGGAGCAGCGTAATCGGCTCCTGCGTGACCTGAGAGACGCCCGGGGGAGCTTGGACGGGTTGCGAGAGGTCCTGCCTAGCTGGAGCGCCCAGCTGGCGCATCACGGGGCGCGACTCATCGACCGCCGCCGCCTCTTCCTGGAGCGACTCGGATTGCTCGCCGCCGAGGTCCACGAGACTCTCAGCGACGGCCGCGATTCCCTCCAGGTCGTTTATGTTCCCTCATTCCCGCTCGACGGCGCCGTGGACGAAGCCGGAGTCCGCGAAGCCTTCGCCGAAGCCCTCGCCGCCGTCGCCCACGACGAGATGAATCGCGGCACGACTCTGCGCGGCCCGCAGCGCGACGACCTCACCTTCCTCGTCAACGGCTCCGACGCCCGCCTTTACGGCTCCCAGGGCCAGCAGCGCACCGTTGCCCTCTCGCTCAAACTCGCCGAACGCCAACTCATCGAAGAACTCGTCGGCGAGCCCCCCATCCTTCTCCTCGACGACGTCCTCTCCGACCTCGACGACGTCCGCCGCCACCACCTCTTCGACCTCACCGAACGCGCCGGCTCCCAAACCTTCCTGAGCTGTACGAATCTGCGCCCCTTCTCCAAGGGTGTTCTGGAACAGGCGCGGGTGTACGCCGTCAGCGGCGGCAAATTAGAACTGCAATAA
- a CDS encoding DUF721 domain-containing protein — MRNQKGLAPARNAVDATLMSAELMQALRPHMAKVHWAKIVGPQVASVTQVEAVRAGSVLVVRVKNSVWANELTLLKDDIIKRLNQKLGGKVITDLHFKASGLARTKTKLEPVMAKAPGPGEIERLDVSVATRAKIAAAVQKIENDALRQQVERTLLKFAQANEWKKDQGWLPCASCDALTEFHGQEIVLCPACALSRRNRDVQTIQGRPTGQP, encoded by the coding sequence ATGAGAAACCAAAAAGGACTGGCGCCGGCGCGGAATGCTGTGGACGCGACGCTGATGTCGGCGGAGCTGATGCAGGCGCTCAGGCCGCATATGGCGAAGGTGCATTGGGCGAAGATCGTGGGGCCGCAGGTGGCGTCGGTGACGCAGGTGGAGGCGGTGCGGGCGGGGTCGGTGCTGGTGGTGCGGGTCAAGAATAGTGTTTGGGCGAATGAATTGACCTTGCTCAAGGACGACATTATCAAGCGGCTCAATCAGAAGCTGGGCGGTAAGGTCATCACGGATCTGCACTTCAAGGCGAGTGGGCTGGCGCGAACGAAGACGAAGCTGGAGCCGGTGATGGCGAAGGCGCCAGGTCCCGGAGAGATCGAGCGGCTGGATGTGTCGGTGGCGACGCGGGCGAAGATCGCAGCGGCGGTGCAGAAGATTGAGAACGATGCGCTGCGGCAGCAGGTGGAGCGGACTCTGCTGAAATTCGCGCAGGCGAACGAGTGGAAGAAGGATCAGGGATGGCTCCCCTGCGCCTCCTGTGACGCGCTGACGGAGTTTCACGGGCAGGAGATCGTTCTGTGCCCCGCATGCGCGCTGAGCCGCCGTAACCGGGATGTACAAACAATTCAGGGCCGGCCGACCGGCCAGCCCTGA
- a CDS encoding HigA family addiction module antitoxin, producing the protein MIPIFSLISIQGQRCDWTISQKWEFSEYRFAKLLNITQSQLAELLAVKRNVTPNIALRLGRLFGQTPEMWMNMQNRYDLLIAENTYRDAIEAVRPFVWPISKQES; encoded by the coding sequence ATGATCCCAATTTTCTCCTTAATATCCATCCAGGGACAACGTTGCGATTGGACTATCTCCCAGAAATGGGAATTTTCTGAATATCGCTTCGCGAAGCTGCTCAACATTACCCAATCGCAACTTGCAGAATTATTGGCGGTAAAGCGTAATGTTACTCCCAATATTGCTCTTCGACTGGGACGCTTGTTTGGTCAAACGCCTGAGATGTGGATGAATATGCAGAATCGGTACGATCTATTAATAGCGGAGAATACCTATCGCGATGCGATCGAAGCAGTTCGGCCGTTTGTTTGGCCTATATCGAAACAAGAATCGTAA